In one Bradyrhizobium sp. 4 genomic region, the following are encoded:
- a CDS encoding bifunctional riboflavin kinase/FAD synthetase, giving the protein MAPHFTVIRDTTPDSAIARGAVVAMGNFDGVHLGHRAVIAAAMEMGRIHGRPALALTFEPHPRRFFSPNTPQFRLTDERAKLRLLAGTGLDGAVVMTFDKSRAGTSAQDFIHHDLIGRLGIGGIAVGYDFHFGKGRVGSPSLLVNEAPRLGIEVDVQPHVDIDERPVSSSAIRIALAEGQLDEATAMLGAPWFITGEVIHGEKRGRDLGYPTANIRLDANCGLKHGIYAVRVGRGAERLDGVASFGRRPTFDNGAPLLEIFLFDFKGDLYGQTLDCAFIRFIRDELKFDSLEALIRQMDDDSACARAMLAAAPDAFPRLGVID; this is encoded by the coding sequence ATGGCTCCGCATTTTACCGTTATCCGCGACACCACGCCGGACTCTGCCATTGCAAGGGGTGCCGTGGTCGCGATGGGCAATTTCGACGGCGTTCATCTCGGCCATCGCGCCGTGATCGCCGCAGCCATGGAAATGGGCAGGATCCATGGCCGCCCGGCGCTGGCATTGACCTTCGAGCCGCATCCGCGCCGGTTTTTCAGCCCCAACACCCCGCAATTCCGCCTGACCGACGAGCGGGCCAAGCTGCGGCTTCTGGCCGGCACCGGACTTGACGGCGCCGTGGTCATGACCTTCGACAAGTCCCGCGCCGGGACCAGCGCGCAAGACTTCATTCACCATGACCTGATCGGGCGCCTGGGCATCGGCGGGATCGCAGTCGGCTACGACTTCCACTTCGGCAAGGGTCGGGTCGGCTCGCCGAGCCTCCTCGTCAACGAGGCGCCCCGGCTCGGCATCGAGGTCGACGTGCAGCCGCATGTCGATATCGACGAGCGGCCGGTCTCGTCCAGCGCGATCCGGATCGCGCTCGCCGAAGGCCAACTCGACGAGGCCACGGCCATGCTCGGCGCGCCCTGGTTCATCACCGGCGAGGTCATCCACGGCGAGAAGCGCGGCCGCGACCTCGGTTATCCCACCGCGAACATCCGTCTCGATGCCAATTGCGGCCTCAAGCACGGCATCTATGCGGTGCGGGTCGGCCGCGGCGCGGAGCGGCTGGACGGGGTGGCAAGCTTCGGTCGCCGCCCGACGTTTGATAATGGCGCGCCGCTGCTGGAAATCTTCCTGTTCGACTTCAAGGGCGATCTTTACGGACAGACGCTCGACTGCGCCTTTATCCGCTTCATCCGCGATGAGCTGAAATTCGACAGCCTGGAGGCCCTGATCCGCCAGATGGACGACGATTCCGCCTGCGCCCGCGCCATGCTCGCCGCCGCCCCGGACGCGTTTCCGAGGCTTGGCGTCATCGATTGA